The following DNA comes from Picosynechococcus sp. PCC 7003.
GATTCCCACTTCCCCCCTCGAACCCCACGGTAAAACCCTCCTCCAGGTGAGCGATGGTAACGAGACTCGCAACCTCGCCGTGTGGGTCCAAGACCGCCGTTTCCCGACCCAGCGTATTACCCTTTCTGGTCGTGGCTCCGGCCCAGCCACTCAATACGAACTTGACCGTGTTGCAGTCCTTAAAGCCCTCGTTACCCCTACCAAACATTGGAATGGCCCTTTCCTCAGGCCCAATAGCGGTCGCGTTTCAACGATTTTTGGGGTGCGACGCTACTACAACGGCGTTTTTGCCCAGGATTACTACCATCGCGGCGTTGACTATGCAGCGGGCTATGGTTCCCCTGTGGTCGCTCCCGCCCCTGGAAAAGTGGCCCTGATTGATTTCGAGAAAAATGGCTTTAAGGTGCACGGCAATACCGTCGGCATCGACCATGGCCAGGGCGTTATTAGCGTTTTTCTACACCTCAACAGTATTCCCAGCAACCTCAAGGAAGGAGATTTTGTCCAGGCAGGTCAAACCATCGGCACTGTCGGCTCTAGTGGCGCTTCGACCGGGCCTCATCTCCACTGGGGACTTTATGTCAACGGAGTGGCGATCGATCCAGAGCTTTGGCGTAACCAAACGGTCCAATAACCCGACGGCGATCTACGCTATTTGGTTGAGGAAACTGAATTACCGCTCCATGACCCAGGCATTCCTGCCAACTAGTCACCCTCAAATCACCGGAAAACCAAGATAAATTAGGCCTTTGAGCTTTCTCTAGTTCAAGGGCTTGCTGCTGCAAATGTGGGCCTTCGCTAACTGAGATTTAGACGAATGCAGATCTGGTTACAAAAGATTTCATTGGTTTAGCGGTATGCAAAAATGTTATAAATTTATAACTGAGAATCTTTTTTATTATTTTCTCCAAAATCAATCCGCTTAGAGGATAGACAGCATGACCCTTTTAGACTTAGCTGTTGGTCAAATCGCGCTAGTCCGTGAAATTTCTGATAGTAAATACGGTCAAAGTTTAATTACCCGCCTAGAGGCAATGGGAATTCTTCCTGATAAACCCATTCAAGTTTTACGGAAAGCAGCCCTCGGAGGGCCACTCCATTTGCGGATTGGCAGTACCACGGAGGTTGCCATGCGGCGGGATGAAGCGCGGCATATTTCCGTGATCGTGGCAGAGGTCTAATCGATGGCTAGCCATTGCCATGTAACCCAGATCAACTCGCAACGGAAGGATGTAACGCGGCGGATTGCCTTTGTGGGACATCCGAATACGGGGAAATCGACGTTTTTTAATCGGGTTACGAAAGCGAATGCGGCGATCGCCAACTGGCCGGGTTTGACGGTGGACTTATTTCGGGCGGTGATCAAGCTCGATCAAGAGGTTGTTGAATGTGTCGATTTGCCGGGAATTTATGACCTTAATGGTTATTCCGATGACGAGCAGGTAGTGCGTCGATTTTTAGAGGAGTATGCGGTCAATTTGGTGGTGGTGGTGCTGAATGCAGCCCAGATCGATCGCCAGCTACGCTTACTCTTGCAAATTAAGTCCCTCGGTCTGCCGGCGATCGCCGTATTCAATCTTGCCGACGAAGCCAAACGTTATGGGGTCAAATTTGATGCGATCGCTATCAGCGAACGGATTGGTGTGCCTGTCTATGCCATTAGTGCCAAATATGGCGAAGGTTGTCCCCGTGTTGTGCAAGGCATCACCCGCACCGTCCATGAACAGGTAGAAGCCTATCGTATTCAAAATTTAAGGCAATCACTCCATGACCACCACGTCCACAGCGAGGAGGTGGATGCCATCCTTGAAGGGGTATTACAGATGCCCTCGCCCACCATCCGCACCTTTACCAATGTGTTGGATGGTATTTTATTGCACTCCGTCTGGGGGTTACCGATCTTTTTCGCCTCAATGTTTGGGGTCTTTTGGCTCATCTGGACAGTCGGCTTACCCAGTGCTGATCCGGTGGATGCGGTCACGGGTTGGTTTCAGGGAGCTGTTTTAGAACCGCTGCTGTCCCCCTTACCGCCGCTACTCCATGATTTACTGTTGGATGGGGTTTGGGCTGGCTTTGCGGCATTGTTATCATTTGTGCCGTTGGTAGCAATCTTTTTTATCGTGATGAGCTTCCTCGAAGGCAGTGGGTATCTGTCTAGGGCGGCTTATTTAATGGATTCTCTCATGGGGCGTTTGGGTCTCGATGGGCGCACCTTTGTGCTACAGATGATGGGCTTTGGCTGTAATGTGCCCGCGATTATGGGAACGAGGGTGATGCGGAGTCGGGGGATGCGCCTCTTGGCGATGTTGGTGATTCCTTTTTCTCTGTGTTCAGCGCGGTTACAGGTATTCGTCTTTATTCTCGCGGCGGTGATGCCGGGCTACCAAGGGGCGATCGCCTTATTTGTGTTGTACCTAATGAGTTTTGCCACCGCCTTTATCGTGGCTGCCATTTTGAGTCGTTTCAAATATTTTGCCGTGCGG
Coding sequences within:
- a CDS encoding M23 family metallopeptidase codes for the protein MTVSLPRFLPFFASLALVVGFSESATSEPQLQVTVNPSSPKLGESMAVIIDPPGTLDPQQADTLTVRFTKSGATQADTYPVFPLDPAGDRYRALIPTSPLEPHGKTLLQVSDGNETRNLAVWVQDRRFPTQRITLSGRGSGPATQYELDRVAVLKALVTPTKHWNGPFLRPNSGRVSTIFGVRRYYNGVFAQDYYHRGVDYAAGYGSPVVAPAPGKVALIDFEKNGFKVHGNTVGIDHGQGVISVFLHLNSIPSNLKEGDFVQAGQTIGTVGSSGASTGPHLHWGLYVNGVAIDPELWRNQTVQ
- a CDS encoding FeoA family protein — protein: MTLLDLAVGQIALVREISDSKYGQSLITRLEAMGILPDKPIQVLRKAALGGPLHLRIGSTTEVAMRRDEARHISVIVAEV
- the feoB gene encoding ferrous iron transport protein B gives rise to the protein MASHCHVTQINSQRKDVTRRIAFVGHPNTGKSTFFNRVTKANAAIANWPGLTVDLFRAVIKLDQEVVECVDLPGIYDLNGYSDDEQVVRRFLEEYAVNLVVVVLNAAQIDRQLRLLLQIKSLGLPAIAVFNLADEAKRYGVKFDAIAISERIGVPVYAISAKYGEGCPRVVQGITRTVHEQVEAYRIQNLRQSLHDHHVHSEEVDAILEGVLQMPSPTIRTFTNVLDGILLHSVWGLPIFFASMFGVFWLIWTVGLPSADPVDAVTGWFQGAVLEPLLSPLPPLLHDLLLDGVWAGFAALLSFVPLVAIFFIVMSFLEGSGYLSRAAYLMDSLMGRLGLDGRTFVLQMMGFGCNVPAIMGTRVMRSRGMRLLAMLVIPFSLCSARLQVFVFILAAVMPGYQGAIALFVLYLMSFATAFIVAAILSRFKYFAVRDPFVLELPPYRLPTLPQVALRVWGEMKEFVVRLSTFMIIGSSLIWLLTSFPEGSAGLDTYAGQIGGLFQPLMAPLGFNPFLTISVLFGFVAKEVQVAALAVLYGLSEAATAQELNNSITFAQGFSYCLFSLIYMPCLTTLGAIWGEAKSVRYLLISIIIPFVTAWIFSFVVYQSFLLLNIGT